The genome window AAAGCGGCTAATCTTGGAAAAAGCATGTATTCTGAAAGTGCATCCGTATTAATAAATTCTGCCCATAAATTAGCGTGGCCTCCTAATATGTGTTTTGCAACTTCTGGACTCATCGCATCGGCAATTGGGTCGAATTCATATACGGTATGCAGTGGCAAAAATGCATTGAAAGCTGTAGGTTCATCATTTTGTGGTCCTTGGTAAAAATTAAAATAGCAGTGAGATTCCGGCGTCATTATAACATCGTGTTTTTGTTCCGCAGCTTCTATTCCGCCTTTTGTTCCTCTCCAGCTCATTACAGTTGCTTCCGGAGCCAGACCTCCTTCCAGGATTTCATCCCAGCCAATCATTTTTTTACCTTTCGAATTGATGTATTTTTCTATTCTTTTTACAAAATAGCTTTGCAGTTCATTTACATCTTTTAAGCCTTCAGCCTGAATCCTTTTTTGACAATAAGGACACGTTTTCCAATGATCTTTGGTTGCTTCATCTCCGCCAATATGAATGTATTTTGATGGAAAAACAGCAATAACTTCGTCTATAACATTTTCTAAAAATTCAAAAGTACTTTCCTTTCCTGCACAGAAAATATCGGTAATTGGCCAAACACCGCCAGAAGGAACTGCGATTGGTTTTTCTACACAAGATAAAAAAGGATAAGCTGCAATTGCGGCACTTACGTGTGCCGGCATTTCGATTTCGGGAATGATCTCAACATTTTTAATTGCTGCATAAGCCACAATTTCTTTCAGTTCTTTCTGTGTCAGGAAGCCTCCATATGTTCCTTTTTGGTTCGGATCATTAACGGCTCTTGCGTTCCATGCTTTATCTTCCTGATCGACTCTCCATGCACCAACTTCAGTCAGCTTAGGGTATTTTTTAATTTCCATTCTCCAGCCTTGATCATCGACCATGTGCAAACGCAAAACATTCATTTTGTGCATTGCTAAACGGTCTATTGTCTTTAGGATGTACTCCTTTCCAAAAAAATGACGGGATAAATCCAGCATTAAACCTCTTTGTTCAAAGCGGGGCTTGTCTTTTATTTCTATCGCAGGAATTATCCATGCTGTATTAGCAATAACTGTTTTGCTTTCTATAGCCACAGGAAGTAATTGACGCAACGTTTCCAGCGCGTACATAAAACCAGCACTGCTTTTTGCCGTAATAATTACATTGTTTTTGGATGCTTTTAATTCGTAGGCTTCGTTCTCAAAACTAGTATTGACAACAAATTGCACATAATTGCTTTTTGGAGCTTTAGCTGTAATTTGTAATTTCAATCCTACTGCTTTCCCGAATTTACTGACAAATGCAGTAACACTTTCCTTTTGAGATTTATCAGTAATTACCAATTTTGTATTTCCTGAAAATTCAAATACACCTTCAGAAATTTTTAACGAGGCAGGTTTCGGAATGATCTGAATGTCATTTTCTGTAAATACTTTTTGTGCAAAACAAAAATTACATACAAATGCTGTAATCACAAGTATGATAGAGGATAACTTCTTCATGTTATTTATTTAATGATGGTGTTATTTTAAATTGATACTGATACATTTTGTCTCTCAGCAGGTATTTTTCCATTGGCCAAGCCTGCCAGCTGTCGATTCCTCCTACTCCCATTTGTTTGTAATCTATCTTTAAACTCGTCAAATCTCTTTCTTTAAGTTCCTCAGAATGTCTTTGATTTTTTTCTAATCCATCGTCAAGATCTTCATTTAAAAAGTGTAAAGCCGTAACACTCAAAAGTTCATCCGAAGTAACCTTTATTTTTAAATCAGCATTTGATAATTCCAGCCATCTTACGTCTGTTTTATTTCCTGTTTCCTGCGGACGGATATACGGATAAAATTGTTCTGAAACGGTTTGGTTGTAAATTCCGACTTGAGAACTGTAATTTCTGTCGATATAATTTTCATGAGGGCCTCTTCCGTAGTAACTCATAGTGCTAAAATCCTTCGGAAGAATAATTTCCATTCCAAATCTTGGCAGCATTGGCACTTCTTTCGTTTTATCAATATACAGCTGCTCTTTTACATTTAATTCACCTTTGCTGTTTATTTCATAAGTAAGTTCTAATTGTGAAGAAACCTGAGGAAGACTATACGCTACTTTTACCTGCACTTTATTGTCTTTTGTAATTGTATAACTCCAATTTACAAGCATTGGATTTTCTGAAGCTTCTTTCCAAGCCACAAGATTCCTTTGAAAATTAGCTCCAAAATCATTATCGTTTGGTGCTCTCCAAAAATTAGGACGCAATTGATAACCCTCTTTTAAAATGGGCTGATTGTTGAATGAATAAGCATTTATAAATCCTGATTTTTTATCAAAAACTATTTCAGCTTTATCACTTTTAAATAAGGTACTGTTCTCTTTTTTCTCTACAGCAATTTTTCCAGCTCCTTCAATTTTTATATCGTTTTTCCAGCTTCCTTTATAGGCTAATTGTTCTGTTGCAATTTCAAAACCTTTCGGTAACAATGGTTCATCTTGTTTGATATGATACGTAACATTTATAAAAGCTTCGCTAAACTGTTTTCCTTCCAGATTAACTGGTAAAGCATACGATTTAGTTTCATGAGCGTTAATGTCTAAATTATCGATAACACCGCCTGTATCTTCTTTACCATCTAAAACTAATCTCCATTGTAAACTTACATTGCTTAAATTTTTAAAGAAGAATTCATTGTAAACTTTAATCGTTGCTGTGGCTGGATTAACCCAAGAAGTATGAATGTCCTGATATACATTTCGCATTTCAAAAGCATGCGGATTTGGTTTTCTATCCGGGCTGAAAACACCATTGTTTAGAAAATTATTATCGCTTGGCACATCTTTAGGACCAAAATCACCGCCGTAAGCAAAAACAACTGTTCCGTCTGGCTGTGTTTTATAAACCGATTGATCGATCATATCCCAGATAAATCCTCCCTGAAAATTAGGATGCGCTCTAATAACATCCCAATAATCTTTAAAATTCCCCATCGAATTTCCCATAGCATGCGCATATTCACATTGAATATACGGACGATCCGGATGTGGATTTGCCATAATATATTCTTCCATTTTATTAGGAGAACTGTACATTGGGTCAATAATATCAGAGTCCCAATCGTATTTTAAATCTTTTCCGTCCCAAGCTCCCGCAGTTGCTCTCTCGTACTGAATTGGTCTTGATTTATCACGATTTTTTATCCACAAATATCCTCTGTAAAAGTTGTAGCCGTTACCTGCTTCATTGCCCATACTCCAGATAATTACAGACGCATGGTTTTTGTCTCTTTCCACCATACGTTGCATCCGCTGTAGATGTGCCAATTCCCAATCTGGTTTATTTCCTAGTGTTTTGATAATATCATAACCCATACCGTGGGATTCTAAATTGGCTTCATCCACTACATAAATTCCGTATTTATCACATAAGTCATAAAAATATTCATCATTTGGATAATGTGATGTTCTCACCGCATTGATGTTAAATTCCTTCATCAATTTAATATCTTCTTCCATTCGTTCTCGGGAAACGGTTTGTCCAGTAACGGGATCCGTTTCATGACGGTTTACTCCTTTTATGTAAACTGGTTTTCCATTTACTAACAGCTGTCCTTTTTTTATTTCTACTTTTCTAAAGCCGACTTTTTGATGGATAACTTCTACAACTTTTCCTTTTTTATCTTTTAAAATAAAATCTACCTGATATAAATTTGGAATTTCTGCACTCCATTTTTTTGGATTATTTACAGCAAATTCAAATGTTTGTTTTTTTGTAAATTCAGATACTGTGATATTTTTTGAAGCAATAATCGTTTCGCCGTCTTTTAGTTTTACTTCTAATGTGTAGCTGCCTGTTTTATTTAAATCTGAAAATTCAGTTGAAATTTTCATACTCCCATTTACATAAGAAGCATCCAGATCTGGAATAATCTCATAATCTTTTAAGTGGACTTTGTTTCTGGCAAACAGATACGTATCTCTTGTAATACCACTCATTCTCCAGAAATCCTGACATTCTAAATAGGAACCGTCACTCCATTTCATTACTTTTAAAACGATATTGTTTCTACCAGTTTTTAAAAATTTATTTAAATTGAATTCAGACGGTAATTTACCATCTTCACCATAGCCAACATAAATGCCATTTATCCAAACTGTAAGATTAGATTTTGCAGCGCCGACATGCAGAAAAATATCTTTTCCCTCCCAGCTTTTATCAACCGTAATTTCTCTTCTGTAAACTCCTGTCGGGTTATGACTTACTGGAACAAAAGGTGGTTTTATTGCAATGTATTTAGCAAAATCATAAGTGGTATTAGTATAAATTGGATACCCGTAGCCGTTTACATCCCAGCTGGCAGGAATTTTGAAGTTATCCCAATCATGATCATCAAAATTGCTGTTTTCATATCCGGTCGGCAAATCATTCGGGTTTTCTACGTATTTAAATTTCCATGGCCCGTTTAAATCCAGATAATTTTTAGATTCCTTCCAATCGTTTTTGGTGACTAATGCTTCATTTTTAAAAACATAATAGGCAGCATGCATTGGCTCTCTATTCTCTTCGTTTATTTTTTCGTTCTGCCAAAAAGGAGTAGTTTCCTGCGCTAAACAAGATAAAGAGACTGTTAAAAATAATAATGTTGCTGAGAGACTGATTTTCATCAAATTAATTTTATAATTATTTCCAAGGCATTTTAAACTTTGCATCTTCCATTCTATGTCCTTTTTCATCATCAGAGACAGCATAATTAAAACCTGACCTTAGACTGTAACCTGCATATTCTCCGTTTTTATTCAAAGCAATAAACCCAACTTGCAGATATTCCATGTCTTTATGGTTTTTATGCTTGTTGTAAATGCGTTCTGTAATTTCTTTACAGGCATCAAAAGGGGATTTCCCCTGACGCATTAATTCAACCACCATGGCACTTCCTGCTGTTCTAATCACGGCTTCACCTAAACCAGTTGCTGCTGCAGCACCAACTTCGTTATCCAGGAAAAGACCCGCGCCGATTATGGGGGAATCACCGACGCGACCGTGCATTTTCCAGGCGGCGCCGCTAGTAGTACAGCCACCGGTAAGATTTCCATCTTGATCTAACATTAGCATGCTTATGGTATCATGATTTTCTATATTGATTACTGGCTTATATTTAGAATCTTCGAGCCATTTTTTCCAGTCTTTTTCAGATTCTGGCGTTAACAGGTTTTCTTCTTTGAACCCCTCAGAAAGTGCAAATTGAAGTGCTCCCTGACCCGCCAGCATCACGTGCGGTGTGTTTTGCAATACTCTTTTGGCTACCGAAATAGGATGCATAATACCTTGCAGAAAACAAACCGAACCACAATTGCTATTGTGATCCATAATGCAGGCATCTAAAGTTACTTTTCCATCGCGGTCTGGATAGCCGCCATAGCCAACGCTTCGGATCTTTGGATCTGCTTCTGGGATTTTCATTCCGGCTTCAAGTGCGTCTAAGGCTGGTTTTCCTGCTTTTAATTGTTTCCATGTTTCTTCATTAGCAGGTAAACCATGATTCCATGTTGAAATAACAACAGGTTTTTTTTGCTTTTTTCCGATGCCTTCCGTTTTATTCTCTGTAGCAGCAAATCCGCTATGACCAAAAAATGAACTTACGGCCAACGTGCCTAAAGTAGTTTTTTTTATAAAATCTCTTCTGTTTGACATAAGTTTTAGTTTTTAGTTAAATATTTTAGAAGATAATGCCATATTATTTTTAGTGTTTTTATTTGGTAATAATCCCATATTAAATACTAAAATGCCGCCTTCGTTAATTTCTTTTTGTGTTATATAGTTTCTCTCTATTTTTTGTCCATTCAACTCAATAGATTGTATGCAGCTATTTTTATTGCTGTTATTGATTGCTTTGATAACAAATTTTTTACCGTTCTCTAAATTAATTGTTGCATTATTAAATAAAGGTGACCCAAAACTATACACGCCCTGCGCAGGATTTACCGGATAAAAGCCTAAAGAACTAAGTACGTACCATGAAGACATTTGTCCGCAATCTTCGTTTCCACAGTGTCCATCGGGAGCATTTTTATACTGAGCCGTTAAAATATCCCTGACTAATTTTTGTGTTTTCCATGGTTTACCAATATAATTATATAAGTAAGCTACATGATGACTGGGTTCATTTCCATGCGCATATTGTCCTATCATTCCTGTACTGAATATGGGCAGTTTATCTCCTTTAACTGGCTTTAAAGAAAACATGGTATCTAATTTTTTTTCAAATGCATCATTGCCTCCAAGCACATTAATCAATCCTTCAATATTTTGAGGAACAGACCAAAAATACTGCCATGCATTGCTTTCGCAGAAATAGGGCATATATTCTTTTGGTATAAAATTATTGATAAAATTGCCGTTTTCTAATTTAGGACGCATGAATTTACTTTTGGCGTCATACAGATTTCTCCAGTTTTCAGAACGATTCAAGAAATATTCGTAATCGCTTAATTTATGTAATGCTTTTGCAAACTGCGCCAGACACCAATCATCATAAGCATACTCCAGTGTTTTTGAAACTGACCAATTTTCATTGGAATCATCTGCAGGAACATATCCTAAAGTTTTATAAGTATCTAACTGTCTTGAATTAACCATTGAGCTTTCTTTACATGCTCGATAAGCTAAATCAGTATCAAAGTTTTTTATTCCTTTAAAATAAGCATCAACAATAACGGGGATGGCATGATTACCAATCATCATATTGGTTTCATTTCCCTGTAATGACCATACAGGCAGCAAACCCGTTTCTTTATAATGTGCCAATAATGAATTAATCATATCCGACACTCGTTTTGGATGTAAAATAGTGTACAAAGGATGAGCCGCACGATAGGTATCCCATAACGAAAACGTATCGTATCGATCAAAGTCTTTAGCATTTATAATACTATCATTTGCCCCTTTATAGTTCCCATTACAATCACTTAACAATGTAGGTGCCAGCATCGATTGATACATCATTGTATAGAAAATTTTCTTTTTGGTATCGTCTGGCGTTTCAATTTGAATTTTATTCAGTTCTTTTTCCCAAAGAGCCGAAGCTTTCGTTTTATACCCTTCAAAATTAAAATCGGGAGCTTCCACTGCTAAGGATTTGTAAGCTCCTTCAATAGCGGCTGTAGAAAGACCTGTTTTTAAAACTATTACTTCAGCAACAGCAGTATCATAATTTAAAGTAATTTTGGTTTTAATTCCTTTTGAAGGATTGGTTGTAAGCGAATCATTTTTGAAAATCTGATAGGATTTAAACGGTTTTGAAAGTTTTATTACAAAATATACGCGCTGCACTTTGGCCCAGCCGGTAGATTTCCTATACCCTTCAATAGTCGTTTTATCCACAACATTAATATAGGTATCTGTAGGTGCATCCCAATTTAATGCATAGCCTAAATCAATGTGAATTTGTGATGCATTATCTTTAGGAAATGTATATTTATGAATACCTGTTCTAGCTGTGGCTGTAAGTTCGGCTTTTATTCCAAAATCTAATAAATCTACTGCATAATACCCTGGAACTGCCGTTTCTTTATCATGTAAAAATCTGGAAAACGGCATGAAATTATTGTCTTTAATCCGTTTTGAAAATCTGCTGTTGGTGGGCATCACCAAAATATCGTATAAATCGCCCGCACCAGTTCCTGATAAATGTGTATGTGAAAATCCAGAAATAATAGAATCTTTATAAAAATAGCCTGATATTCTATCCCATCCCGGAATGCCAATATCAGGACTTAATTGTACCATCCCAAAAGGTACAGCTGCTCCGGGATAGGTATTCCCAGGACCAGCTGTACCAATGAATGGATTTACATACTTAGTTAATTGAGCATAGCTTTTATGCAGTCCGCAATTAGACAAAACCAATACAAATAATACATATATCAGATATTGTTTTTTCATTATTTTATTTTAAGCTTGCCTTGGTTTCTTTTATCGTTTTTAAATTACTCTCTGTTAAAGCATTGCCATCAAAGAAAGAAACACCTTTTGCACCATTCTGTTTTGCTTCTAAAATAGCTTCTTTCAATTCTGCATCCGATTTTAATCCCGGAATGTAAATTCCGGTATTAATTTTTGTTTGTTTTCCTTCTAAATCAGTTACACCTTGTTTGGTCGCATAACCAACCCAGTCAATTTCCTCATCATAAAAACTGTGGTAAATCATCGGATATACTTCATCAATATTCCATTTGTCCCAGCGCTGACGCACCATGTGATCTGCCATTTCTGGATAAGGGAATACGGCTGCTGTTAGTTTTTTATTGTATTTATGAGCAATTTTATATGCATCATCAACAACTGCTTTTATCGCATTTAACCGGAAGTTTTTCCACTCCATATCGATTGATGTATTGTGGCTTGTCTTTGGATTTTTATGATGCAATTTTTCAAACTTGCTTACACACGCATCGCAGTAACAAAAATCGAATTGTGGCAATTCTACGTCCTGAACCAAATTGTATTTTGGCAATAAACTGATTGGCAAAAAGATGTCTGGGAAACGGATGTAATCCAAATGTACGCTTTCGATTCCTTCTACTTTTGCCAGACCTTCAACCAAACCTAAAACGTGATCTCTTGATTCTTTTTTTGTAGGACACAGCCATTGATAATAATCTACGTATGGACGATTATCAAAACATGATTTTCCCTCTTTACTTACCTGATACCAATCTGAATGCTGTAAGGCTACTGAATCTCCAGGTCTGTTCATAGCCATAATCCAGGCGTGTACTTTTAACCCTTTTTCTTTTGCAATTGGCACTAATCTTTCTAAAAGTTTTGGATCAGTATTGGTATTAATCAAAACTTCATCAATACCGCCATCTTTATATTTTTTAAATTCTTTTGCGTAATCTTCATTCGTTCTTTTCGCATCAGCTGTAATCCATACACCAAATTTGAAAGTGGTTTTTTCCTCTTTTTCTGCACATGAAAAAATACTCAGTGCTACTAAAAAAAGGAATAGTTTAGTTAGTTTCATTTTTGCTTGTTTTTAATTCGTTATAATTTTACCATCTTCTTTAATAATGTACTTTGTATTACTAAAAGGACTTTTTACTGAAATATTATATCCTGCTGCATGATTTTCGAGTATTGGTTTTAAAACTCTATTATCAATACTAATCCCTTCTTTAGTGAGATCTGCAATAGACTTAGCCCATGTTTTATGCTTTTGATAATATTCTTTTTGCAATCTGTAAAGTGCGTATAATTCCCATTTTACTTTTTCATCCTTTGGAATTACAAAACTATTATCAGCTTCTTTCGAAGAGAAATAAACATACCCCCATTTTTCGGGTTCATGCATATTGATGACTCCCATTGGTGACCAGACCCAGTTGTACTCTGGCAAAAATTTTCCATCAGTACCTTTCTTACGTTCGTAACCTTTGTCTATTACCGTGTGCTGCCAGTTTACTCTCGAAAAATTTACTCTCCAAAACTTATCTACAGGTACATTTTTGTCAAAATAAGAAGTTTTATAGGATGCCCAGGGAATCGCCATTTCTAATACCCAGCCTTCATCTC of Flavobacterium marginilacus contains these proteins:
- a CDS encoding glycoside hydrolase family 20 protein, translating into MKKLSSIILVITAFVCNFCFAQKVFTENDIQIIPKPASLKISEGVFEFSGNTKLVITDKSQKESVTAFVSKFGKAVGLKLQITAKAPKSNYVQFVVNTSFENEAYELKASKNNVIITAKSSAGFMYALETLRQLLPVAIESKTVIANTAWIIPAIEIKDKPRFEQRGLMLDLSRHFFGKEYILKTIDRLAMHKMNVLRLHMVDDQGWRMEIKKYPKLTEVGAWRVDQEDKAWNARAVNDPNQKGTYGGFLTQKELKEIVAYAAIKNVEIIPEIEMPAHVSAAIAAYPFLSCVEKPIAVPSGGVWPITDIFCAGKESTFEFLENVIDEVIAVFPSKYIHIGGDEATKDHWKTCPYCQKRIQAEGLKDVNELQSYFVKRIEKYINSKGKKMIGWDEILEGGLAPEATVMSWRGTKGGIEAAEQKHDVIMTPESHCYFNFYQGPQNDEPTAFNAFLPLHTVYEFDPIADAMSPEVAKHILGGHANLWAEFINTDALSEYMLFPRLAAFSETLWSTKESRNWDDFSSRLGALFQRYDYLGINYAKSAYLIVASSKVDIASKKVSISLQNEFPKPDIRYVLGDQEITQNAVKYQDAIQIDKTTVIKASLFKDNQPIGKTFTDTITFHKASGSAIQFKTPFNENYKGDGDLSLVNIIRGTKNFHDGQWQAWLNSDMEAVIDLGIKQDIQHVILGSLESQGSGIYFPTAVTVYVSDDGINYKETAKTERAFAPNINTELKDFKVNFDTKKTRFVKVIASNLGKAPSGGGTWLFVDEIVVN
- a CDS encoding glycoside hydrolase family 2 TIM barrel-domain containing protein, giving the protein MKISLSATLLFLTVSLSCLAQETTPFWQNEKINEENREPMHAAYYVFKNEALVTKNDWKESKNYLDLNGPWKFKYVENPNDLPTGYENSNFDDHDWDNFKIPASWDVNGYGYPIYTNTTYDFAKYIAIKPPFVPVSHNPTGVYRREITVDKSWEGKDIFLHVGAAKSNLTVWINGIYVGYGEDGKLPSEFNLNKFLKTGRNNIVLKVMKWSDGSYLECQDFWRMSGITRDTYLFARNKVHLKDYEIIPDLDASYVNGSMKISTEFSDLNKTGSYTLEVKLKDGETIIASKNITVSEFTKKQTFEFAVNNPKKWSAEIPNLYQVDFILKDKKGKVVEVIHQKVGFRKVEIKKGQLLVNGKPVYIKGVNRHETDPVTGQTVSRERMEEDIKLMKEFNINAVRTSHYPNDEYFYDLCDKYGIYVVDEANLESHGMGYDIIKTLGNKPDWELAHLQRMQRMVERDKNHASVIIWSMGNEAGNGYNFYRGYLWIKNRDKSRPIQYERATAGAWDGKDLKYDWDSDIIDPMYSSPNKMEEYIMANPHPDRPYIQCEYAHAMGNSMGNFKDYWDVIRAHPNFQGGFIWDMIDQSVYKTQPDGTVVFAYGGDFGPKDVPSDNNFLNNGVFSPDRKPNPHAFEMRNVYQDIHTSWVNPATATIKVYNEFFFKNLSNVSLQWRLVLDGKEDTGGVIDNLDINAHETKSYALPVNLEGKQFSEAFINVTYHIKQDEPLLPKGFEIATEQLAYKGSWKNDIKIEGAGKIAVEKKENSTLFKSDKAEIVFDKKSGFINAYSFNNQPILKEGYQLRPNFWRAPNDNDFGANFQRNLVAWKEASENPMLVNWSYTITKDNKVQVKVAYSLPQVSSQLELTYEINSKGELNVKEQLYIDKTKEVPMLPRFGMEIILPKDFSTMSYYGRGPHENYIDRNYSSQVGIYNQTVSEQFYPYIRPQETGNKTDVRWLELSNADLKIKVTSDELLSVTALHFLNEDLDDGLEKNQRHSEELKERDLTSLKIDYKQMGVGGIDSWQAWPMEKYLLRDKMYQYQFKITPSLNK
- a CDS encoding isoaspartyl peptidase/L-asparaginase family protein; translated protein: MSNRRDFIKKTTLGTLAVSSFFGHSGFAATENKTEGIGKKQKKPVVISTWNHGLPANEETWKQLKAGKPALDALEAGMKIPEADPKIRSVGYGGYPDRDGKVTLDACIMDHNSNCGSVCFLQGIMHPISVAKRVLQNTPHVMLAGQGALQFALSEGFKEENLLTPESEKDWKKWLEDSKYKPVINIENHDTISMLMLDQDGNLTGGCTTSGAAWKMHGRVGDSPIIGAGLFLDNEVGAAAATGLGEAVIRTAGSAMVVELMRQGKSPFDACKEITERIYNKHKNHKDMEYLQVGFIALNKNGEYAGYSLRSGFNYAVSDDEKGHRMEDAKFKMPWK
- a CDS encoding GH92 family glycosyl hydrolase: MKKQYLIYVLFVLVLSNCGLHKSYAQLTKYVNPFIGTAGPGNTYPGAAVPFGMVQLSPDIGIPGWDRISGYFYKDSIISGFSHTHLSGTGAGDLYDILVMPTNSRFSKRIKDNNFMPFSRFLHDKETAVPGYYAVDLLDFGIKAELTATARTGIHKYTFPKDNASQIHIDLGYALNWDAPTDTYINVVDKTTIEGYRKSTGWAKVQRVYFVIKLSKPFKSYQIFKNDSLTTNPSKGIKTKITLNYDTAVAEVIVLKTGLSTAAIEGAYKSLAVEAPDFNFEGYKTKASALWEKELNKIQIETPDDTKKKIFYTMMYQSMLAPTLLSDCNGNYKGANDSIINAKDFDRYDTFSLWDTYRAAHPLYTILHPKRVSDMINSLLAHYKETGLLPVWSLQGNETNMMIGNHAIPVIVDAYFKGIKNFDTDLAYRACKESSMVNSRQLDTYKTLGYVPADDSNENWSVSKTLEYAYDDWCLAQFAKALHKLSDYEYFLNRSENWRNLYDAKSKFMRPKLENGNFINNFIPKEYMPYFCESNAWQYFWSVPQNIEGLINVLGGNDAFEKKLDTMFSLKPVKGDKLPIFSTGMIGQYAHGNEPSHHVAYLYNYIGKPWKTQKLVRDILTAQYKNAPDGHCGNEDCGQMSSWYVLSSLGFYPVNPAQGVYSFGSPLFNNATINLENGKKFVIKAINNSNKNSCIQSIELNGQKIERNYITQKEINEGGILVFNMGLLPNKNTKNNMALSSKIFN
- a CDS encoding putative glycoside hydrolase, yielding MKLTKLFLFLVALSIFSCAEKEEKTTFKFGVWITADAKRTNEDYAKEFKKYKDGGIDEVLINTNTDPKLLERLVPIAKEKGLKVHAWIMAMNRPGDSVALQHSDWYQVSKEGKSCFDNRPYVDYYQWLCPTKKESRDHVLGLVEGLAKVEGIESVHLDYIRFPDIFLPISLLPKYNLVQDVELPQFDFCYCDACVSKFEKLHHKNPKTSHNTSIDMEWKNFRLNAIKAVVDDAYKIAHKYNKKLTAAVFPYPEMADHMVRQRWDKWNIDEVYPMIYHSFYDEEIDWVGYATKQGVTDLEGKQTKINTGIYIPGLKSDAELKEAILEAKQNGAKGVSFFDGNALTESNLKTIKETKASLK
- a CDS encoding carbohydrate-binding family 9-like protein, with the translated sequence MHLKIQWLAIALGLISIIGYSQSKNRITPKTYTASKTENSIVIDGDESDAAWNKAAWTALFTDIEGVEKPKYGTKVKMLWDDTNFYILAKLDEPDVWANLKQRDTIIFYNNDFEVFIDPDSDTFNYYELEINALNTAWDLFLSKPYRENDNVVLNDWNIPGLKSAVKINGTLNNPNDRDEGWVLEMAIPWASYKTSYFDKNVPVDKFWRVNFSRVNWQHTVIDKGYERKKGTDGKFLPEYNWVWSPMGVINMHEPEKWGYVYFSSKEADNSFVIPKDEKVKWELYALYRLQKEYYQKHKTWAKSIADLTKEGISIDNRVLKPILENHAAGYNISVKSPFSNTKYIIKEDGKIITN